The sequence TCGGAAGGCCCGTTTCCCCAATCTACTGAAGGGACAGGGCATTAAAAAGATAACCGACCGCCATGATGCCGATACCCACTATACCGATGAATACCGCAATCAGGCGGGGCTTCAGGACTTTGCGCAGGATGATGAACTCCGGCAGGGAAAGGGCGATTACCGACATCATGAAGGCCAGCACGGTC is a genomic window of Deltaproteobacteria bacterium containing:
- a CDS encoding permease translates to TVLAFMMSVIALSLPEFIILRKVLKPRLIAVFIGIVGIGIMAVGYLFNALSLQ